One stretch of Podospora pseudoanserina strain CBS 124.78 chromosome 4, whole genome shotgun sequence DNA includes these proteins:
- the RGT1 gene encoding Glucose-responsive transcription factor (EggNog:ENOG503P0T7; COG:K): protein MDVTKPDPDAEGVVMQQSYPSPMVDSADAQYYQLANHREHDGQMAAHQGGQEVPDGLPNLTAHQEHHEHEEHHDLHELQELQEPPAPQQHDSRPQVSADELQLAAQLTQGLTQGMNQMMAPADMATVESEVQEQQPLPQQLGEEHQQHQQQQAEVQAPSVPNLQEQLEASLQNHERELQNQNHNLQNQNHEHELQDHNHELQGHEHELQAHNHELQNHGLQVENVMPHHEQTQTQHHFPQNPPPPPHLPTHLSMEHMPSVHPTYQMPDNTPPRKRSKVSRACDECRRKKIKCDAQSEASEQACSNCRRSSAQCLFSRVPQKRGPSKGRYIKELADRINSIEGKLNSNVAADGLEDTTRRSSSEAFASPVLGDDGRKRPFSSISADPYATAASPNRIPTTYGTEHRPILPYVHPDFRPPNPASANDLALKTMPPLPTFPSGNELGLQSQTADGLMDSISPNGTTGQSHQPDHQQQQQQQQQLPEIDDATFDKYLEAIHPTFPVLASTKARVQSLLWQASFPLQNAFHQAFFAMIRPFSPEVPGGDLMVASRLLSAELAQGGRSPPEDLLTLQGLVMLIIAYDCQGVLAGTAKWKNGVFGQAVGLGWAMGLHTRRVPEVEEEGFDPNSDDNVGLRAWWVLVTLDRWDAAGRGRPTFMPNDTVVVLPGLKAVVGEGVWELIRLSHVLGFLIPTISTRRNSLDPFTASASLVMAENYALMAAEMVRLAFPTGAVSTGPVVQMAYWHIQLLRQLAGASRVPLRILEACKSQVSLLANNHEVVCPLTHHFLGLVGVALVELGRVKETEGEAGELVGYLLEYRIAASSWNEEVRRGLEGVRRGKGLRRLAELATGDGQGRGEMGRVLGEGYLSFWERSDEEGRVEEAEGHGQQEEQQHHGEVQQPEAPLQEAQQGQQEDVVMHDEPDPGQAQRAQEDEERAAHAAAVAAVAAINSAGLSAAGEAETIPAPVGEGGVSKTEEQQLQSHPQVEGGQQGGDIGLGLQMALGVAPPPAAV, encoded by the exons ATGGACGTCACAAAACCAGACCCGGATGCCGAGGGTGTCGTCATGCAACAGAGTTATCCCTCGCCTATGGTCGACAGCGCCGATGCCCAGTACTACCAGCTTGCCAACCACCGCGAACACGATGGGCAGATGGCTGCTCATCAAGGGGGGCAAGAGGTGCCGGATGGATTGCCGAACTTGACGGCGCATCAGGAGCATCATGAGCACGAGGAACATCACGATTTGCATGAGCTTCAAGAGCTGCAGGAGCCACCTGCACCGCAGCAGCATGATTCGAGGCCACAGGTCAGCGCGGATGAGCTTCAGCTTGCGGCTCAGTTGACGCAGGGCTTGACGCAGGGGATGAACCAGATGATGGCGCCGGCTGATATGGCGACTGTGGAGAGCGAGGTGCAGGAACAGCAACCGTTGCCGCAGCAGCTGGGGGAGGaacatcagcagcatcagcagcagcaagcggaGGTGCAAGCTCCATCGGTGCCGAACCTTCAGGAGCAGCTCGAGGCTTCGCTTCAGAATCATGAGCGGGAACTGCAAAATCAGAATCATAATCTTCAGAACCAGAACCATGAGCATGAGCTCCAGGATCACAACCACGAGCTTCAGGGTCATGAACATGAACTCCAGGCTCATAACCATGAGCTGCAGAACCATGGCCTTCAGGTTGAGAATGTGATGCCGCATCATGAGCAGACTCAGACACAGCACCATTTTCCTCagaatccgccgccgccgccacatCTCCCGACGCATTTGTCTATGGAGCACATGCCCAGTGTGCACCCGACATATCAGATGCCGGATAATACTCCGCCAAGGAAGCGATCCAAGGTATCTCGGGCCTGTGATGAGTGTaggaggaagaagatcaAGTGTGATGCGCAGTCGGAAGCGAGTGAACAGGCGTGTTCGAATTGTCGAAGGTCTAGTGCTCAGTGTCTGTTCAGTCGGGTGCCTCAGAAGCGTGGTCCGAGTAAAGG TAGGTACATCAAAGAACTGGCCGACAGGATCAACTCCATCGAAGGGAAGCTCAACAGCAATGTGGCTGCTGACGGGTTGGAAGATACCACCCGCAGGTCATCCTCTGAGGCCTTTGCCTCCCCAGTCCTGGGTGACGACGGTCGGAAGCGTCCGTTTTCGAGCATCTCAGCCGATCCCTACGCTACGGCTGCTTCTCCAAATCGTATCCCAACCACATATGGTACCGAACACAGGCCAATATTACCCTATGTTCACCCAGACTTTAGGCCGCCGAATCCAGCCAGCGCGAATGATTTGGCGCTGAAGACTATGCCCCCTTTGCCTACCTTTCCTTCGGGCAACGAGTTAGGTCTACAGTCTCAGACAGCAGATGGGTTGATGGATTCAATATCACCCAATGGAACCACTGGTCAAAGTCATCAACCtgaccaccagcagcagcagcagcagcagcagcaacttcCCGAAATCGATGACGCGACCTTTGATAAATATCTCGAGGCTATTCACCCTACGTTTCCTGTTTTGGCTTCTACAAAGGCTCGTGTACAGTCATTACTCTGGCAAGCGAGTTTTCCATTACAAAATGCCTTCCACCAGGCTTTCTTTGCAATGATACGGCCTTTCTCACCAGAAGTTCCAGGAGGGGATTTGATGGTAGCCAGTCGGCTTCTTTCCGCCGAACTCGCTCAAGGGGGGAGGTCACCGCCAGAGGATTTACTCACGTTGCAGGGGTTAGTAATGTTGATTATTGCTTATGACTGCCAGGGTGTGTTAGCTGGAACTGCAAAATGGAAGAATGGGGTCTTCGGACAAGCGGTTGGTCTGGGGTGGGCGATGGGGTTGCATACGAGGCGGGTgccggaggtggaggaggaggggtttgatCCGAACAGTGATGATAATGTTGGGTTGAGGGCGTGGTGGGTGCTGGTTACGTTGGACAGGTGGGAtgcggcggggagggggaggccgACGTTTATGCCGAATGACACGGTTGTTGTGTTGCCTGGGTTGAAggcggtggttggggagggggtgtgggagcTTATAA GACTTTCACACGTGCTGGGCTTCTTAATCCCTACGATCTCCACAAGGAGAAACTCTCTCGATCCCTTTACGGCTTCGGCATCACTCGTCATGGCGGAGAACTATGCCCTTATGGCAGCGGAGATGGTGAGGCTGGCGTTTCCAACGGGGGCGGTTAGCACTGGCCCTGTGGTGCAAATGGCCTATTGGCATATTCAACTCTTACGGCAGCTGGCGGGTGCCTCTCGCGTACCGTTGCGGATTTTGGAGGCGTGTAAGAGCCAGGTATCGCTGCTGGCGAATAATCACGAGGTTGTTTGTCCTTTGACGCATCACTTTTTGGGACTGGTAGGAGTGGCGCTTGTGGAGCTGGGAAGGGTAAAGGAAACggaaggggaggcagggGAGTTGGTGGGGTATCTGTTGGAGTATAGGATTGCGGCTTCGAGTTGGAATGAAGAGGTTAGGAGAGGGTTGgaaggggtgaggagggggaaggggttgaggcggTTGGCGGAGTTGGCTACGGGGGATGGgcaggggagaggggagatggggagggttttgggggaagggtATTTATCTTTTTGGGAgaggagtgatgaggagggccgTGTAGAAGAGGCAGAGGGGCATGGtcagcaggaggagcagcagcatcatggGGAGGTACAGCAGCCCGAGGCCCCACTACAGGAGGCCCAGCAAGGACAACaggaggatgtggtcatGCATGATGAGCCGGATCCTGGGCAGGCACAACGAGCgcaggaggatgaggagagagCTGctcatgctgctgctgttgcggctgttgctgctaTCAACAGTGCTGGCTTgtctgctgctggcgaggCGGAGACGATTCCTGCTCCGGttggggaaggtggtgtGTCTAAGACGGAAGAGCAGCAGTTACAATCTCACCCGCAGGTAGAAGGAGGGCAACAAGGAGGGGATATTGGGTTGGGACTGCAGATGGCGTTGGGGGTGGCTCCACCGCCGGCGGCTGTTTAG
- a CDS encoding hypothetical protein (EggNog:ENOG503PR3S) has product MCMQKDKVWLECNHRAFFRFEPCARLGHGCFGAGGDHDEVHVQDICADCKRKDPNPAAREAERVRREMELHARRAEEERVAQIKRLQIEARRRAEDAKRKQEEEALKLARRRERERRQLEKQVDNKAAKALESHKRKHEGGEEDEPKAKRQRGRVGGG; this is encoded by the coding sequence ATGTGCATGCAGAAAGACAAAGTCTGGTTAGAGTGCAATCACCGCGCCTTTTTTCGCTTCGAGCCCTGCGCCAGGCTCGGCCACGGCTGCTTCGGTGCCGGCGGCGACCACGACGAGGTGCACGTGCAAGATATCTGCGCAGACTGCAAGAGAAAAGACCCCAACCCTGCCGCCCGCGAGGccgagagggtgaggagggagatggagctgCACGCtaggagggcggaggaagagCGTGTTGCGCAGATCAAAAGGCTTCAGATTGAGGctaggaggagggcagaggATGCGAAGAGaaagcaggaggaggaagcgctcaagttggcgaggagaagggagagggaaaggcggcagctggagaagcaggTTGATAATAAGGCTGCGAAAGCTCTGGAGAGCCATAAACGGAAAcatgaagggggggaggaggatgaaccGAAGGCTAAGCgacagagagggagggttggcggtggatga